A window of the Haloquadratum walsbyi C23 genome harbors these coding sequences:
- a CDS encoding substrate-binding protein, with protein sequence MAQDSADSEFGNDKNITKNDKFINRRKFIQVAGASTAVSVAGCLGGGDGGGSSGSLTFGALYALSGSIEVIGRPMMNSTELAVSQLNANGGINGQEVEFVKRDNGSDPATGIEESRALINDDNADIVFGAYTSAMRDAVTDTYVQNEVPFFYPTLYEGSVCNAIGDSVVVPKENLQWLFFNNAVPKQQIKPYIPWLIENKDVKDFYLIGNDYIWPRTTNTILKDFISENNANVVGENYVPLAFTDWGTELQAIADADPDIVYFTTVGDSQVAMIQQAASLGLTEDTVFAGNIMSEQEARAAGDAADGIYTSAPYFINVDTPENEEYINSYREEYGDDTTPNFVSEAAYWSVLMTANAIEQAGGADGPAGVRDALETEVTMQAPQGEVTMDPGTHHSVLQSRVGQFNAESGQFEVVEEFGQIDPAGISVQDGCLDVN encoded by the coding sequence ATGGCGCAAGACTCAGCTGATAGTGAATTCGGCAATGACAAAAATATTACAAAAAATGATAAATTTATTAATCGGCGAAAGTTCATTCAGGTCGCTGGAGCATCGACCGCTGTTTCGGTTGCTGGATGTCTCGGCGGTGGTGATGGCGGCGGCAGCAGCGGATCACTAACTTTCGGAGCTCTGTATGCTCTCAGTGGTTCAATTGAGGTTATTGGTCGACCAATGATGAATTCAACCGAATTGGCTGTCAGTCAGTTAAATGCCAATGGTGGTATTAACGGACAAGAAGTTGAATTCGTAAAGAGAGACAATGGATCTGACCCAGCAACTGGGATCGAAGAGTCACGTGCGTTAATTAACGATGATAACGCTGACATCGTCTTTGGCGCATACACAAGTGCGATGCGGGATGCGGTTACTGATACATACGTCCAGAATGAGGTTCCCTTTTTCTATCCAACCTTATACGAAGGCAGCGTTTGCAACGCAATTGGCGATAGTGTTGTTGTTCCAAAAGAGAACCTCCAGTGGCTCTTTTTCAACAATGCTGTTCCGAAACAGCAGATTAAGCCATATATTCCGTGGCTAATAGAGAATAAAGATGTCAAGGATTTCTACTTAATCGGGAATGATTATATTTGGCCTCGGACTACGAATACGATACTTAAGGACTTTATTAGTGAAAATAATGCCAATGTAGTTGGCGAAAACTATGTTCCGCTTGCATTCACTGACTGGGGAACTGAGCTGCAAGCCATTGCAGACGCCGATCCAGATATAGTGTACTTTACGACGGTCGGTGATAGCCAGGTAGCGATGATTCAACAGGCTGCTTCGCTTGGGTTGACAGAAGATACAGTATTTGCTGGAAACATTATGAGTGAACAAGAAGCACGGGCTGCTGGCGACGCAGCCGACGGAATATATACTTCTGCACCGTACTTCATTAATGTTGATACCCCTGAAAATGAGGAATATATTAATTCTTATCGTGAAGAGTATGGTGATGATACTACCCCGAATTTTGTCTCTGAGGCTGCCTACTGGTCGGTTCTTATGACAGCGAATGCTATTGAACAGGCTGGTGGTGCTGATGGACCAGCTGGTGTCCGTGATGCACTTGAGACAGAGGTCACGATGCAAGCACCACAGGGTGAGGTAACAATGGATCCTGGCACGCACCACAGTGTACTACAGTCGCGCGTTGGACAGTTTAACGCTGAATCAGGTCAGTTTGAGGTTGTAGAAGAATTTGGTCAGATCGATCCGGCAGGAATCAGCGTCCAAGACGGCTGTCTTGATGTTAATTAA
- a CDS encoding branched-chain amino acid ABC transporter permease → MSEEIETSYRPRVIWALENPHRLLEYAGVILLLAIPILLPTSSVQTWSVYLIYCMVAVSVDLVWGYTGLLTLGHAAYFGAGAYLTAKISELIPVIPEIASVFIFAPLFGALLTLAIGWFLFSADIKGAYFAIATLIISVVFERIVSQFTGFLGGFNGLSGIPALSIAGFDFPAVAEYYTVLAVLIGIYIGTRQLTNSAFGQTLKGIREDQKRTEAFGYNTELCRLVVFTLSGGIAGLAGGLYATVDGFISPPIIGFVLSTTIVIWVAVGGRGTLIGAALGAILIQFLTSALSDLLLNFWQIILAIIFIAVVIGSPSGIVGLIQRDSRTIQWLREQLVERTSIMTTGKISDRND, encoded by the coding sequence ATGTCAGAAGAGATTGAAACATCATATCGCCCGAGGGTAATATGGGCGCTTGAAAACCCACACCGGTTACTTGAGTATGCTGGTGTCATATTGCTGTTGGCAATTCCGATTTTGCTCCCGACTAGTAGTGTTCAGACATGGTCGGTATATCTAATATACTGTATGGTCGCCGTGAGTGTCGACCTCGTCTGGGGGTACACCGGGCTACTGACGCTCGGACATGCAGCATATTTCGGTGCTGGTGCATACCTAACAGCAAAAATATCCGAACTAATCCCAGTAATTCCAGAAATTGCGAGTGTCTTCATTTTCGCCCCATTATTTGGTGCATTGTTAACACTTGCAATTGGGTGGTTTTTATTTAGTGCTGATATCAAGGGTGCGTACTTCGCAATCGCTACATTGATTATTTCGGTCGTGTTCGAGCGAATTGTTTCACAGTTTACCGGATTTTTAGGCGGATTTAATGGGTTGTCAGGCATACCAGCACTATCAATCGCTGGCTTCGACTTCCCAGCAGTGGCCGAGTATTATACTGTCCTGGCTGTATTGATTGGCATATATATTGGGACCCGTCAGCTAACGAATTCTGCCTTTGGTCAGACATTGAAAGGGATTCGAGAAGATCAAAAGCGGACCGAAGCCTTTGGATATAATACTGAATTGTGTCGATTAGTCGTGTTTACTCTTAGTGGTGGTATCGCCGGATTAGCTGGCGGATTATATGCAACTGTCGATGGATTCATATCGCCACCAATCATTGGTTTCGTTCTGTCCACAACGATTGTTATTTGGGTCGCTGTTGGTGGTCGTGGCACATTAATTGGAGCAGCGCTCGGGGCAATTTTAATCCAATTTCTAACTTCTGCTCTCAGTGATCTTCTTCTTAACTTTTGGCAGATTATCTTGGCAATTATATTCATTGCAGTCGTGATTGGCTCACCAAGTGGAATCGTTGGACTAATTCAGAGAGACAGTCGGACAATTCAATGGCTTCGGGAACAACTCGTTGAGCGAACGAGTATCATGACAACAGGGAAAATCAGTGATCGAAATGACTAG
- a CDS encoding branched-chain amino acid ABC transporter permease gives MIELLQDPIPLQTVRLGLLALTNIAGLVLVATGLAVIFGLMGVINLSHGALMMTGAYVAFITQDIGLSPWLGVMLAPIVVGIVGVIIEFSVIKRLYSRPLDTLLATWGVAIILREGVNVVFGTDSKSVEAVLSGNVQLLGVTYPLYWLLIIFMAALVLTASVAVFKYTDIGIMALAVIEDRQMAAASGVNTVLSDRLTFGFGAALAGLSGAVMAPLLSVNANMGIQWLLNSFLVVIVGGVGSFIGTAVGGVLIGGLDNTLRALTQYTALAQAFVLLIAFIILRYRPNGLIPADRGAR, from the coding sequence ATGATTGAGTTACTTCAAGATCCCATACCATTACAGACGGTTAGACTCGGATTACTTGCACTCACCAACATTGCAGGGTTGGTTCTTGTAGCAACTGGACTCGCAGTCATCTTTGGTCTCATGGGAGTAATTAATTTGTCACATGGGGCACTGATGATGACTGGAGCGTACGTTGCATTCATCACTCAAGATATTGGACTCTCTCCATGGCTTGGAGTGATGCTGGCACCAATCGTCGTTGGAATCGTTGGTGTTATTATCGAATTCAGCGTAATAAAACGGCTCTATAGTCGTCCGCTTGATACATTGTTAGCGACCTGGGGCGTCGCAATCATTCTCAGAGAAGGTGTCAATGTGGTATTTGGCACTGATAGTAAATCAGTTGAGGCAGTGCTAAGCGGTAACGTTCAGTTATTAGGGGTAACGTACCCACTGTACTGGCTATTGATCATTTTTATGGCTGCACTTGTCCTCACTGCATCCGTTGCAGTGTTCAAGTATACTGATATTGGGATAATGGCATTAGCTGTCATTGAGGACAGGCAAATGGCTGCCGCATCTGGTGTTAATACTGTTTTGTCTGACCGTCTGACATTTGGATTCGGAGCTGCCCTTGCCGGATTATCTGGAGCCGTCATGGCTCCCTTGCTCAGTGTAAACGCTAATATGGGTATACAATGGCTTTTGAATTCGTTCCTCGTGGTGATTGTTGGGGGAGTTGGGAGTTTTATTGGAACGGCTGTCGGCGGTGTTCTTATTGGTGGGTTGGATAATACACTCAGGGCGCTCACGCAATATACCGCACTCGCCCAGGCCTTCGTTTTACTCATTGCATTCATTATACTCCGGTATCGACCGAACGGACTGATTCCAGCTGATCGAGGTGCACGGTGA
- the thsA gene encoding thermosome subunit alpha, whose protein sequence is MSDNAVQQPQLPTAADVDGYLNNDPHMTNFYAVMALSNSIKTTLGPKGLDKLLITGDNKIVATNDGASIIDRMDIDHPAAKMTTSIVEEQRTRAGDGTTTAIVLIGALLNSAVDLINRGVHPSDIIRGNRFATERAVDILSNQAVDVSVDRKQLETIAQTAINGKWDSDGREFIADKAVETVLSVEQDGAVDFSAITRKGVKGGSYYDSEVIDGLLIDTDSSSTDSVSPTINIQSELENVSVALIDNGLTIDTASDQGTVTFDSPARRNELHEYEDQKYIQHANRIIESGANIVFCQQSIDDPVIYHLADEDILAIERTRRDEFEKLKRVTGAKPVADSKYLSANDTGIAAAVNQRTIAGANLVTVHADGETMHSSLLLRGGTRHVVEETKRVIDDCLFVLRISLRDDAVVPGGGATEVAIAQDLRQHARTYSGREQLVIEAYADAIEVIPRTLASTAGYDPVDSLISLRKAHYAGHSSFGLNLNTGQPTNMIDTGVIEPMAVKRRILTSITEVANLLLRIDDVLPTDRGQDGDEGNHDHSSESKDIITQQDGYPWAVGHSMGH, encoded by the coding sequence ATGTCTGACAATGCCGTCCAACAGCCACAATTGCCCACAGCGGCAGATGTCGACGGATATCTAAATAATGACCCACATATGACAAATTTTTATGCGGTGATGGCACTGTCAAATAGTATTAAGACCACACTTGGTCCGAAAGGGCTCGATAAGCTACTTATCACCGGTGATAATAAGATTGTTGCGACAAACGATGGTGCTAGTATTATAGACCGGATGGACATCGATCATCCGGCAGCAAAAATGACAACGAGTATTGTTGAAGAACAACGGACCCGTGCTGGTGATGGGACCACAACTGCAATTGTTCTGATAGGAGCATTACTTAATTCAGCGGTTGATCTAATCAATAGGGGCGTCCATCCAAGTGATATTATTCGTGGGAACCGTTTCGCGACCGAACGGGCAGTGGATATTCTGAGTAACCAAGCTGTTGATGTGTCAGTTGATCGCAAGCAATTAGAAACAATCGCTCAAACAGCGATTAATGGAAAGTGGGATTCAGATGGTCGTGAATTCATCGCAGATAAAGCTGTAGAAACAGTTCTCTCCGTTGAGCAGGACGGTGCAGTTGATTTCAGTGCAATTACTCGAAAAGGAGTCAAAGGCGGATCATATTACGATTCAGAGGTCATTGACGGATTATTAATCGATACCGATAGCTCCTCAACGGATTCAGTTTCACCAACAATTAATATCCAGAGTGAACTTGAAAACGTCTCCGTTGCGCTCATTGACAATGGACTTACTATCGATACTGCATCAGATCAGGGGACAGTCACGTTTGATTCACCAGCCCGTCGAAATGAGCTTCATGAGTATGAGGATCAGAAATATATACAGCATGCAAACAGAATTATTGAATCTGGCGCTAATATTGTATTTTGTCAACAATCTATTGACGATCCCGTTATATATCACTTAGCCGATGAGGACATCCTTGCGATTGAACGCACCCGCCGTGATGAATTTGAGAAACTGAAACGGGTAACTGGTGCAAAACCAGTGGCTGACTCAAAGTACTTATCAGCTAATGACACCGGAATTGCAGCAGCAGTCAACCAACGGACTATTGCCGGAGCAAATCTTGTTACTGTTCACGCTGATGGAGAAACAATGCACAGTTCACTGCTTCTTCGTGGTGGTACCAGACATGTTGTTGAAGAAACAAAAAGGGTGATTGACGATTGCCTATTTGTTCTCCGAATTTCGCTGCGTGATGATGCGGTCGTGCCCGGTGGTGGCGCAACAGAGGTTGCTATTGCACAAGACTTGCGACAGCATGCCCGAACATACTCTGGTCGGGAACAACTCGTAATTGAGGCTTATGCAGATGCGATCGAGGTAATCCCGAGAACGCTCGCGAGTACTGCTGGATATGATCCAGTTGATTCCCTCATATCACTACGTAAGGCACACTACGCCGGTCACAGTAGCTTTGGACTCAACCTCAATACCGGTCAGCCGACGAATATGATCGATACTGGGGTTATCGAACCTATGGCGGTCAAGCGTCGAATACTCACCAGTATAACGGAGGTGGCAAATCTCTTATTGCGGATTGATGATGTACTTCCAACCGATCGCGGACAGGACGGAGACGAGGGTAATCACGATCACAGTAGCGAATCAAAGGATATAATAACTCAACAAGACGGCTACCCATGGGCTGTCGGTCACTCAATGGGTCACTGA